A stretch of Chionomys nivalis chromosome 2, mChiNiv1.1, whole genome shotgun sequence DNA encodes these proteins:
- the LOC130869889 gene encoding olfactory receptor 10AG1-like, whose translation MKHTGIKEEDNASTVTQFLLFGFSDLPNLQGFLFGMFSIMYVTIIIGNSFIIVITRIDPTLHKPMYFFLTNFSFLEICYVSVTLPRVLYSIWTQDRSISLLACATQMCFFLMLAATDSILLAVMSYDRYVAICNPLHYPLVMNQTKCTQLAVGSWLGGMPFQLGQTCQIFSLHFCNSNLIDHFFCDIAPVLKLACGDTSVNELYVYVVAILLAAIPFILILTSYSKIIATILRLPTAKGRTKAFSTCSSHLVVVILFYVSASITYLMPKSRHSALSDKLLSLFYTVVTPMFNPMIYSLRNKEVIAALRRLLHRE comes from the coding sequence ATGAAACACACAGGCATCAAGGAAGAGGACAATGcatccacagtgacacagtttctTCTCTTCGGATTCTCTGACCTTCCCAACCTCCAGGGCTTTCTATTTGGAATGTTCTCCATAATGTATGTGACTATCATAATTGGAAACAGCTTCATAATTGTGATAACCAGAATAGATCCTACGCTACACAAACCCATGTATTTTTTCCTGACtaatttctcttttctggaaATCTGTTATGTATCAGTCACTCTCCCTAGGGTTCTGTATAGCATTTGGACCCAGGACAGAAGCatttctcttctggcctgtgccacacaaatgtgtttcttcctaatgctggcAGCTACGGACAGTATACTCCTTGCTGTGAtgtcctatgaccgctatgtggccatctgcaaccCTCTGCACTATCCTCTCGTCATGAACCAGACAAAATGCACACAGCTGGCAGTGGGCTCCTGGCTTGGTGGCATGCCTTTCCAGCTAGGGCAAACCTGTCAGATATTCTCTCTACATTTCTGCAACTCTAACCTGATAGATCACTTCTTCTGTGACATAGCCCCTGTACTCAAGCTGGCCTGTGGAGATACTTCTGTTAATGAGCTGTATGTCTATGTAGTGGCTATCTTGCTTGCTGCAATCCCTTTTATATTAATATTGACCTCATACAGCAAAATTATTGCCACCATCCTTAGGTTGCCAACAGCTAAAGGACGGACCAAAGCCTTCTCCACATGTTCCTCACATCTGGTGGTGgtgattttgttttatgtctctgCATCTATTACCTACTTAATGCCAAAGTCAAGACATTCTGCATTAAGTGACaaactcctctctcttttttacaCGGTTGTGACCCCCATGTTCAACCCCATGATATACAGCCTTAGGAACAAAGAAGTGATTGCAGCTCTGAGAAGATTATTGCATAGAGAGTAG
- the LOC130863170 gene encoding olfactory receptor 10AG1-like: MPTGEDQFKTEKLNVSTLIEFILLGFSDVPSLQWTLFMIFLFMYLGILMCNSIIILLAKTDPALQTPMYFFLSNFSFLEVCYVTATIPRMLMDLYTLKGNISLLACATQMYFVLMLGGTECLLLAAMAYDRYVAICKPLQYSLLMKDKVCLQLVAASWISGIPVEIGQTYQIFSLHFCASNKIDHFFCDIPPLLKLACGDTFVNTVAVYVVAVMFVVVPFFLILVSYVKIICNIMKLSSSKGRAKAFSTCSSHLIVVILFYGTASITYLQPKSNQSEGMGKLLSLFYTILIPALNPIIYTLRNKDIMLALRKLCNKLLMWWKSLI, encoded by the coding sequence ATGCCTACAGGTGAAGatcaatttaaaacagaaaagttgAATGTCTCTACACTGATAGAATTCATTCTTCTGGGGTTTTCTGATGTTCCTAGTCTACAGTGGACATTGTTCATGATATTTTTGTTCATGTATCTGGGAATTCTGATGTGCAACAGCATTATAATACTGTTAGCAAAAACTGACCCTGCTCTCCAGACCCCTATGTATTTCTTCCTTAGCAACTTTTCCTTTTTGGAAGTCTGTTACGTAACAGCCACTATCCCAAGAATGCTTATGGATCTTTACACcctaaaaggaaacatttctctGCTTGCCTGTGCAACACAAATGTATTTTGTCCTTATGTTGGGAGGCACAGAGTGCCTCTTGCTGGCAgcaatggcctatgaccgctatgtggccatttgCAAGCCTCTACAATATTCTTTACTCATGAAGGATAAGGTGTGCTTGCAGCTGGTAGCCGCCTCCTGGATCAGTGGAATTCCAGTAGAAATTGGACAGACCTACCAGATATTCTCTTTGCACTTTTGTGCTTCTAACAAAATTGATCACTTCTTCTGTGACATCCCCCCACTACTCAAGCTTGCTTGTGGTGACACCTTTGTGAATACAGTAGCTGTCTATGTTGTTGCAGTGATGTTTGTTGTGGTTCCATTTTTTCTGATCCTTGTCTCCTATGTCAAGATTATCTGCAACATTATGAAACTGTCTTCATCCAAAGGGAGGGCCAAGGCTTTTTCCACCTGCTCTTCTCACCTGATAGTTGTAATCCTGTTCTACGGAACAGCTAGCATCACTTATTTACAACCTAAATCAAATCAGTCAGAAGGAATGGGGAAACTGCTGTCTCTTTTCTACACTATTTTAATCCCAGCTTTAAATCCTATTATATACACTCTGAGGAACAAGGACATCATGCTGGCACTGAGAAAATTGTGCAATAAGTTATTGATGTGGTGGAAAAGTTTAATATAG
- the LOC130870157 gene encoding olfactory receptor 10AG1-like, whose amino-acid sequence MEIVLSADKEQSKTEIPNITITEFILLGFSDVPHLQWMLFGIFLLMYLTILMCNSTIMLITRTDPALQTPMYFFLNNFSFVEICYVTVTIPRMLMDLCTQKGTISLLSCAVQLCLVIMFGGMECLLLTVMAYDRYVAICNPLHYPLVMNNKVCVQLVATCWITIIPVVTGQTYQIFSLPYCGSNKINHYFCDIPPILKLACGDTFVNNLAIYVASVVFIMVPFLLILVSYGKIICNILNLSSAGGRSKAFSTCSSHLIVVVLFYGTAMITYAQPISSRSESMGKLLSLFYTILIPLLNPIIYTLRNKDIMVALRKVQTKLSTYGNS is encoded by the coding sequence ATGGAAATTGTTTTATCTGCAGACAAAGagcaaagtaaaacagaaatTCCAAATATTACAATTACAGAATTTATTCTCTTAGGATTTTCGGATGTCCCCCATCTCCAGTGGATGCTTTTTGGGATATTTTTGCTCATGTATTTGACTATTCTGATGTGCAACAGCACTATAATGCTAATAACAAGAACTGACCCTGCTCTGCAGACCCCTATGTACTTTTTTCTTAACAACTTTTCTTTTGTGGAAATCTGTTATGTAACAGTCACCATCCCGAGGATGCTCATGGATCTTTGTACACAAAAAGGCACTATTTCATTGCTTTCCTGTGCTGTACAACTCTGTCTTGTCATCATGTTTGGAGGAATGGAGTGCCTCCTGCTGACAGTCATGGCCTATGACCGTTATGTGGCCATTTGCAATCCTCTGCACTACCCCTTGGTCATGAACAATAAGGTCTGTGTGCAGCTTGTGGCCACTTGCTGGATCACTATCATTCCAGTTGTAACTGGGCAAACTTATCAAATTTTCTCTTTGCCTTATTGTGgatctaacaaaattaatcactATTTTTGTGACATCCCCCCTATACTTAAGCTTGCTTGTGGAGACACATTTGTGAATAATTTAGCAATCTATGTTGCTTCGGTGGTGTTTATCATGGTTCCATTTCTCTTGATCCTTGTCTCCTATGGCAAGATTATCTGTAATATTCTAAATCTTTCATCAGCTGGAGGAAGGTCTAAAGCCTTCTCCACCTGCTCATCTCATCTGATAGTTGTGGTTTTATTCTATGGAACAGCTATGATAACATATGCTCAACCAATATCAAGTCGATCAGAAAGCATGGGGAAGCTGCTGTCTCTGTTTTATACCATTTTGATCCCACTGTTGAATCCCATCATATATACATTGAGAAATAAGGATATCATGGTAGCACTGAGAAAAGTACAAACTAAGTTATCAACATATGGGAACtcttaa